One genomic region from Conexibacter woesei Iso977N encodes:
- a CDS encoding SIR2 family protein, protein MAAGGLADQLTEHLGGLTVPYLFVGAGLSIRYTGAESWPALLRLFAEPLSKPYEYYASTADGDLPRLATLLANDFHEMWWSDPRYEESRAANAELIVARDSALKVEISAHLAKAVDRLPTEGELAKEIELLKAAVIDGIITTNFDPVLEHVRPDLHPYVGQDELLFSDPQGIGEIYKIHGSFEQPNSLVLTAEDYARFDERNPYLAAKLLTIFVEHPVIFLGYSLTDRNVQRVLVDIARCLTDDRIQDLRDRLLFVEWKPGATPAMASTVISAEGFAIPVQSIVVPDFREVFTALGTVKRRIPARLLRHLRKEIYELVKTSEPTARAYVEELEPSADPSSVEVYAGIGAIAKLTTSYVGLNRADLLDDVLDDRGYDPSRVVLEALPNPRLGSKTTMLPVYKYLRGADLLHADGRVADEAQLPPRVVDRVEARETLLKGLGSYRQRAERNLKGVASFAALVEACSADDVLYYLPFLDEDVIELDGLRNFLVANRESFDTDRQPVSSQWAKAVCLYDWLRYGRGL, encoded by the coding sequence GTGGCCGCGGGCGGCCTGGCGGACCAGCTCACCGAGCACCTGGGCGGCCTGACCGTGCCGTATCTCTTCGTCGGTGCTGGGTTGTCGATCCGCTACACGGGTGCGGAGAGCTGGCCCGCGTTGCTTCGTCTTTTCGCGGAGCCGCTGAGTAAGCCATACGAGTACTACGCCTCGACCGCCGACGGCGACCTCCCTCGGCTTGCAACGCTGCTGGCGAACGACTTTCACGAGATGTGGTGGTCCGATCCTCGGTACGAGGAAAGCCGGGCTGCCAATGCCGAACTCATCGTGGCTCGCGACTCGGCCTTGAAGGTTGAGATCAGCGCGCACCTCGCCAAGGCTGTCGATCGTCTGCCTACGGAAGGCGAACTTGCCAAGGAGATCGAGTTGCTGAAGGCGGCGGTGATCGACGGCATCATCACCACGAACTTCGATCCGGTTCTCGAGCACGTGCGGCCCGACCTGCATCCGTACGTCGGTCAAGACGAACTGCTGTTCTCTGACCCGCAGGGCATCGGCGAGATCTACAAGATCCACGGCTCATTTGAACAGCCGAATTCCCTGGTACTGACCGCCGAGGATTACGCTCGATTCGACGAGCGCAATCCATACCTCGCTGCGAAGCTGCTCACGATCTTCGTCGAGCATCCCGTGATCTTCTTGGGCTACTCACTGACAGATCGCAACGTCCAGCGGGTCCTCGTCGACATCGCGCGGTGTCTGACCGACGATCGCATTCAGGACTTGCGGGATCGCTTGCTCTTCGTTGAGTGGAAGCCGGGGGCTACGCCAGCTATGGCGTCCACCGTCATCTCGGCGGAAGGATTCGCTATCCCAGTCCAGAGCATCGTGGTTCCGGACTTCCGCGAGGTGTTCACCGCGCTGGGGACGGTCAAGCGCCGGATCCCCGCACGGCTCCTTCGGCACTTGCGCAAAGAGATCTACGAACTCGTGAAAACCAGTGAGCCCACGGCCCGGGCGTACGTCGAGGAACTCGAGCCTTCCGCGGATCCGTCGAGCGTCGAGGTCTACGCGGGCATCGGCGCGATTGCCAAGCTGACGACGTCGTACGTGGGTCTCAATCGTGCCGACCTGCTCGACGACGTCCTTGACGACAGAGGCTACGACCCTTCCCGGGTTGTCTTGGAGGCGTTGCCGAATCCACGCCTAGGAAGCAAGACCACCATGTTGCCGGTCTACAAGTACCTCCGTGGCGCTGACCTTCTTCACGCCGACGGTCGCGTCGCTGATGAGGCGCAGCTGCCTCCTCGGGTCGTCGATCGGGTCGAGGCGCGCGAGACCTTGCTTAAAGGCCTGGGCTCGTACAGGCAGCGGGCGGAGCGGAACCTGAAGGGGGTTGCGTCGTTTGCGGCGTTGGTCGAGGCCTGCTCGGCGGACGATGTCCTTTACTACCTGCCGTTCCTGGACGAAGATGTGATCGAGCTTGACGGGCTCCGCAACTTCTTGGTCGCGAACCGCGAGTCGTTCGACACCGATCGTCAGCCGGTCTCGTCGCAGTGGGCAAAGGCAGTCTGTCTCTACGACTGGCTGCGATACGGGCGCGGTCTGTAG
- a CDS encoding B12-binding domain-containing radical SAM protein: MLYQFRVMSPLASLHSDPARIAILYPEVYDLARFREGRREFPPFGPLYLAAVAEEAGHEVVLMRIQEDAPDVNLKGFDVVGFSISSSATYGVMLRARRTASLRPDALLLAGGVHANFYPEQTLADFGVHAVGVGEGEAALLECIDRRHAPDRLSEVAGLCLRATDGTTYQTGNRSVSKDISDLPLPSRHLLPDDAVVMTDRLADTDLRMAHVMFSRGCPFPCRFCAAARTIIQYRSGASARAELEQLQERYAIEGFAIVDDNFIVNRKKVAEICAAITPLDLRWSALSRVDTVTPELLATMRSAGCIELKFGMESGSARMLELMNKGGKVSPDVIRRAVADARAADIGVKLFVIHGYPGENRASTAETMSLLDELAPSVDRVSLFRFVPLPGTYVYNNPEEFRLSGTDRDPEWDGDWGRFHIHHNEHHWWGDESDFAELESSYRELREYVDSTWPDRHESAAP; this comes from the coding sequence ATGCTTTACCAATTCAGGGTGATGTCACCGCTGGCCTCTCTTCATTCCGATCCGGCCCGTATCGCCATCCTTTATCCCGAGGTCTACGACTTGGCGCGCTTTCGCGAGGGTCGCCGCGAATTCCCGCCCTTTGGCCCGTTGTACCTCGCGGCCGTCGCAGAAGAGGCCGGGCACGAAGTCGTCCTTATGCGGATCCAAGAAGACGCACCCGACGTCAACCTCAAGGGCTTCGACGTCGTGGGATTCTCGATCTCCTCGTCGGCGACGTATGGCGTGATGCTGCGTGCGCGCCGCACCGCCTCACTGAGGCCCGACGCGCTGCTTCTCGCCGGAGGAGTTCACGCAAACTTCTACCCCGAACAGACCCTCGCGGACTTCGGCGTCCATGCCGTCGGCGTCGGTGAGGGCGAGGCCGCGCTTCTGGAATGTATCGACCGGCGCCACGCCCCGGATCGACTTAGCGAGGTCGCCGGTCTATGCCTCCGGGCCACCGACGGAACCACATACCAGACCGGTAACCGCTCAGTCAGCAAAGACATCAGCGATCTCCCGCTCCCGTCGCGCCACCTGCTGCCCGACGACGCAGTCGTGATGACCGACCGTCTAGCCGATACCGATCTGCGCATGGCACACGTCATGTTCAGCCGCGGCTGCCCGTTCCCCTGCCGGTTCTGCGCGGCCGCGAGAACCATCATTCAGTACAGATCAGGCGCCAGCGCACGCGCCGAACTCGAACAGCTCCAAGAGCGTTACGCCATCGAGGGATTTGCGATTGTCGATGACAACTTTATTGTCAACCGCAAGAAGGTCGCTGAGATTTGCGCGGCGATCACGCCGCTCGACCTTCGCTGGTCTGCGCTGTCGCGAGTCGACACCGTCACCCCAGAGTTGCTCGCAACGATGCGGTCCGCCGGCTGCATCGAGCTGAAGTTCGGCATGGAGTCGGGCAGCGCCCGGATGCTTGAGTTGATGAATAAAGGCGGCAAGGTCAGCCCCGATGTGATCCGACGCGCCGTCGCCGACGCGCGAGCGGCAGACATCGGCGTGAAGCTGTTCGTCATCCACGGCTACCCGGGTGAAAACCGAGCCTCGACGGCGGAGACGATGAGCCTGCTCGATGAGCTAGCGCCCTCGGTCGACCGGGTCTCGCTCTTCCGATTCGTTCCGTTGCCTGGAACCTATGTCTATAACAACCCCGAGGAGTTTCGGCTTAGCGGAACCGACCGAGACCCCGAGTGGGACGGCGACTGGGGCCGCTTCCACATTCACCACAACGAGCACCACTGGTGGGGAGACGAGAGCGACTTCGCCGAACTGGAGTCCTCGTATCGCGAACTCCGCGAGTACGTAGATTCGACCTGGCCAGACCGCCATGAATCCGCCGCGCCGTGA